The following DNA comes from Tautonia marina.
CACGAATCCCTGCGCATCGTGTTCATCTCGCTACCGAAGAAGCAACAAAAAATGCTTTGGTTCTCCCTTTGATCAACGCTCTTGGATACAATGTCTTCGATCCGACCGAAGTGGTTCCAGAGTTCATTGCGGACGTAGGAACGAAAAAGGGAGAAAAGGTCGATTATGTAATAATGAGAGATGGAAAGCCCGCAATCTTGATCGAGTGCAAGTCGGCCGGCTCTAAATTAAGCATCAACCACGCATCGCAGTTATTCAGATATTTCACGACAACAGACGCGAGATTTGCGGTTCTCACAGATGGCATCGAATATCAATTTTACACGGACATTGAAGCACCCAACAAAATGGATTCGCATCCATTTTTTGAGTTCTCCATGCTAAGCCTTGACACAAAAATTGTCGAA
Coding sequences within:
- a CDS encoding type I restriction endonuclease, coding for MDLIDHLAQIAARIPAHRVHLATEEATKNALVLPLINALGYNVFDPTEVVPEFIADVGTKKGEKVDYVIMRDGKPAILIECKSAGSKLSINHASQLFRYFTTTDARFAVLTDGIEYQFYTDIEAPNKMDSHPFFEFSMLSLDTKIVEEIKKFSKQSFDLNNILCNASELKYKKQIRGLLANELNSQ